In bacterium, one genomic interval encodes:
- a CDS encoding YbhB/YbcL family Raf kinase inhibitor-like protein encodes MQRILLIAATVLLLGGGCVQQTPTTGGDLEGDILVVPEEPSFVCAQDAKECPDGSFVSRTAPPSCAFAACPEVAASAPTPAPQPVTTPEPTREVAPRAPAPFAVSSPAFAYGTPIPMAYSCQGSNTNPPLAVSGVPEGTKSFALTFVDTDGQVGGFTHWVLWNIPATATTIATGSVPSGAVQGAIEDGERRYFGPCPPPGTHHYVFTLYALDTVLDLPGTTNRAGLASAMRGHTLKEAQTMGTYTYVE; translated from the coding sequence CCTCCTCATTGCGGCGACGGTGCTCTTGCTCGGTGGCGGGTGTGTCCAGCAGACACCCACCACCGGCGGTGATCTCGAAGGCGACATACTTGTAGTTCCTGAGGAACCGTCGTTCGTATGCGCGCAAGATGCGAAGGAATGTCCGGACGGCTCCTTCGTGAGCCGTACTGCGCCGCCGTCGTGCGCCTTCGCGGCGTGCCCGGAGGTCGCAGCATCGGCACCAACCCCCGCACCGCAACCCGTGACGACGCCCGAGCCGACGCGGGAGGTTGCGCCCCGAGCACCCGCACCGTTTGCCGTCTCAAGCCCCGCGTTTGCATACGGCACTCCCATCCCCATGGCGTACTCATGCCAGGGGAGCAACACGAATCCACCGCTCGCGGTGAGCGGTGTTCCGGAGGGCACGAAGTCGTTCGCGCTCACGTTCGTTGATACCGATGGGCAAGTGGGCGGTTTTACGCACTGGGTGCTCTGGAACATCCCCGCGACCGCGACGACCATCGCTACGGGCAGCGTTCCATCGGGAGCGGTCCAGGGTGCCATTGAGGATGGTGAACGGCGTTATTTTGGTCCTTGTCCGCCACCCGGAACACACCACTACGTCTTCACGTTGTACGCATTGGATACCGTGTTGGACCTCCCGGGTACAACGAATCGTGCAGGGCTCGCGAGTGCCATGCGCGGCCATACCCTCAAAGAGGCACAGACCATGGGGACCTACACCTACGTAGAGTAG